A region from the Rosa rugosa chromosome 6, drRosRugo1.1, whole genome shotgun sequence genome encodes:
- the LOC133718091 gene encoding uncharacterized protein LOC133718091, which produces MYLTLLRLAFLKDKGKSIIKSKMIWKHVKREGQVSLFTFNVSNKDRDFLTWLGRNNVHHFPIISSKECPKQDPSSVDSGIAVTYIIKRLSEGLELESTFKKGAMTQQRAHVLGRFLSDNNDG; this is translated from the exons ATGTATCTAACACTATTACGCTTGGCATTTTTGAAAGATAAGGGTAAATCAATTATTAAGAGCAAGATGATatggaaacatgtgaaaagagaAGGGCAAGTGAGTCTATTTACGTTCAATGTATCAAACAAAGACAGGGACTTTCTTACCTGGTTGGGAAGGAATAATGTTCATCATTTCCCTATTATTTCAAGCAAGGAATGTCCTAAACAAGATCCTTCCAG TGTGGACAGCGGGATTGCTGTGACGTACATTATCAAGCGATTATCGGAAGGTCTTGAATTAGAGTCTACCTTTAAAAAAGGTGCCATGACTCAGCAGAGAGCACATGTTTTGGGAAGGTTCTTAAGTGACAACAATGACGGTTAG